One segment of Saprospiraceae bacterium DNA contains the following:
- a CDS encoding HAD family phosphatase: MLKHVLFDNDGTIVDSEIIAVRTSLSLLRTYGLHISEQEYSRRFPGLLERDIVAIVSEEYGIRVPDDYFDQLRALHIAAFDTELRAIAGMPSLFKKLKTPKSMVSNGSVRHVERCLRRVRLRAALDGHIFSAEHVERPKPHPDVYHFALETLRLQPADLLVVEDSPTGVVAAKQAGLRVVGFLGAAHIHDGHDERLLECGADFIAADARALARLFERFGVL, from the coding sequence ATGCTCAAACACGTTCTCTTCGACAATGACGGCACCATAGTGGATTCGGAAATCATCGCCGTGCGTACCTCTTTGAGTTTGCTCCGCACTTATGGTCTCCACATAAGCGAGCAGGAATATAGCCGCCGTTTCCCTGGCCTCTTGGAACGCGACATTGTGGCGATTGTCAGTGAGGAATACGGCATCCGGGTGCCCGATGATTATTTTGACCAACTACGCGCCCTGCACATTGCCGCATTCGACACGGAGCTGCGGGCCATAGCGGGCATGCCCTCCCTTTTTAAAAAATTGAAAACTCCCAAAAGCATGGTCTCCAACGGCAGCGTGCGTCATGTGGAGCGATGCCTGCGCCGGGTGCGGTTGCGTGCGGCCCTCGATGGGCATATCTTCTCCGCGGAACACGTGGAACGCCCCAAACCTCACCCCGATGTGTACCATTTCGCGTTGGAAACCCTGCGACTTCAGCCCGCCGACCTCCTTGTGGTGGAGGACAGCCCCACAGGTGTGGTGGCTGCCAAACAGGCCGGGCTTCGAGTGGTGGGTTTTCTCGGCGCGGCGCATATTCACGACGGTCACGACGAGCGGCTGCTTGAGTGCGGCGCCGATTTTATCGCGGCGGATGCGCGGGCATTGGCGCGGCTTTTCGAGCGGTTTGGGGTGCTGTGA
- the fahA gene encoding fumarylacetoacetase, with protein MRTLTSWLPISPDSDFSLHNLPYGVFHTGDGKARAGIAIGEHIVDLATAAEAGLFGKRRFFKKIFEQNTLNEFIALGKPVTNRVRQKVLTWLTQAAAPENATRLLVEHRKATMLLPVRVGNYTDFYSSIEHATNVGKMFRPDNPLLPNWRWIPVGYHGRASSVVVSGTPIRRPWGQILPKDQETPVFSPSRQLDFELEMAFVIGKDSSLGTPIAVDKADEHIFGLVLFNDWSARDIQRWEYVPLGPFLGKNFGSSISPWIVPLEALKPFRVKGPKQQPAPLPYLQHGSKGGHNFDIALEVGIRGEGAGTETIVARSNSKYLYWSMAQQLAHHTVNGCNVCVGDLMASGTISGPQSGTYGSMLELSWGGKEPIRLNDGTTRTFLSDGDTVTMRGWAAKGGLRVGFGEVSGTVLKALD; from the coding sequence ATGCGCACTCTTACTTCGTGGCTCCCAATTTCTCCTGATTCTGATTTTTCGCTTCACAACTTGCCTTATGGCGTGTTTCACACGGGCGACGGGAAAGCCCGCGCGGGCATCGCTATCGGCGAGCATATCGTTGATTTGGCAACTGCTGCGGAGGCCGGATTGTTCGGCAAGCGCCGTTTTTTTAAAAAAATATTTGAACAAAACACGCTCAACGAGTTCATCGCGCTCGGCAAGCCCGTCACCAACCGCGTTCGCCAAAAAGTGTTGACGTGGCTCACGCAAGCCGCCGCACCTGAAAATGCCACCCGCCTGTTGGTGGAGCACCGAAAAGCGACCATGTTGCTCCCGGTTCGCGTGGGCAATTACACGGATTTTTACAGCAGCATCGAGCATGCCACCAATGTGGGCAAGATGTTTCGTCCCGACAACCCGCTGCTGCCCAACTGGCGCTGGATTCCGGTGGGCTATCACGGCAGGGCGTCGTCGGTGGTGGTGAGCGGCACGCCTATTCGCCGCCCGTGGGGGCAGATTCTGCCCAAAGACCAAGAAACGCCCGTGTTCAGTCCTTCGCGGCAGCTCGATTTTGAACTTGAAATGGCGTTTGTTATCGGGAAGGACAGCTCTCTGGGAACACCGATAGCGGTGGACAAGGCGGATGAGCATATTTTTGGCTTGGTGTTGTTCAACGATTGGAGCGCCCGCGACATACAGCGCTGGGAGTATGTGCCGCTTGGCCCTTTTTTGGGTAAAAATTTTGGCTCCTCCATCTCCCCATGGATAGTGCCACTCGAAGCCCTCAAACCCTTTCGCGTGAAAGGCCCAAAGCAACAGCCTGCGCCGCTCCCTTATCTGCAACACGGCTCCAAAGGTGGGCACAACTTCGACATTGCGCTGGAAGTAGGCATCAGGGGCGAAGGCGCTGGCACGGAAACCATCGTGGCACGCTCCAACTCCAAATACCTTTACTGGTCCATGGCGCAACAACTGGCGCACCACACCGTGAATGGCTGCAACGTGTGTGTGGGCGACCTGATGGCTTCCGGCACGATTAGCGGGCCTCAATCGGGCACCTACGGCTCCATGCTTGAGCTCTCATGGGGCGGCAAAGAGCCAATTCGGCTGAACGACGGCACCACGCGCACTTTCCTGTCGGATGGCGACACGGTGACGATGCGGGGCTGGGCTGCCAAGGGCGGCCTTCGCGTTGGGTTCGGCGAGGTGAGCGGAACAGTGCTGAAGGCTTTGGATTGA
- a CDS encoding DUF1275 domain-containing protein, with protein sequence MRNRWYEYLYPPTLVSMLPRPSERVRRRSFRIKMLYAFIYPFSSGIVIYAGLMTFSVVVTNVTGLLPQIAEDLYEGKLNTAGSIFLWLFAFFLGGFFAGWCVEREKLLKWRYLHLLPLMVVASIFIYVGSAADDSAALNPVAFPGMILFSIGIQNAMVSLTTSSLIKASQMTGVVNELGVDIAEIFHSEGEKRRLIQREALLRVIVMVSFLAGAMFSVGVFPRLHTEVFFVPAGIIIGVMIHDLWRFKPKSDEDK encoded by the coding sequence ATGAGAAATCGCTGGTACGAATATCTCTATCCTCCCACGTTGGTAAGTATGTTGCCCCGACCGAGCGAGCGGGTGCGGCGGCGTTCTTTCCGCATCAAAATGCTCTATGCGTTTATCTATCCCTTTAGCTCCGGCATCGTCATCTACGCTGGCCTGATGACCTTCTCGGTGGTAGTGACGAACGTGACGGGGCTGCTGCCCCAAATCGCCGAAGACTTGTACGAGGGCAAGCTCAACACCGCAGGGTCTATCTTTTTGTGGTTGTTCGCGTTTTTTCTGGGAGGCTTCTTCGCAGGCTGGTGCGTGGAGCGCGAAAAACTGCTCAAATGGCGCTATCTTCATTTGCTGCCGCTCATGGTGGTGGCCAGCATTTTCATCTATGTTGGCTCGGCAGCCGATGACTCAGCCGCCCTGAACCCCGTGGCTTTTCCGGGCATGATTCTTTTTTCCATCGGCATCCAAAACGCGATGGTCAGCCTCACCACCTCCTCGCTCATCAAAGCGAGCCAGATGACGGGGGTCGTGAACGAATTGGGGGTTGACATTGCGGAGATATTTCATTCGGAGGGCGAAAAAAGGCGGCTCATCCAGCGCGAGGCCCTGCTGCGCGTCATCGTCATGGTCAGTTTTTTGGCGGGCGCCATGTTTAGCGTGGGCGTGTTCCCGCGCCTGCACACTGAGGTGTTTTTTGTGCCGGCTGGCATCATCATCGGGGTCATGATACACGACCTGTGGCGCTTCAAGCCCAAGAGCGACGAGGATAAGTGA
- a CDS encoding T9SS type A sorting domain-containing protein → MKKLLPIIALFGLSFQIAAQTVLYTQTFNGVSVPDLPGDWSATTDQIFTNSATPSSGYSGASGGNNLLSRNCNPNGEERSFQVDGISSVGYGTLTVSFGHRRTNAFTPAVALEWSSDGSSWNTIAYNSANAGTTWALFTSATLPEDAENQASLSFRWTYVTAVGNVPCDNFAGNYRIDDFKVTAGSVLPVELIRFAGYREQNTTRLIWQTATETSSDFFSVERSADGQRFAEIGRKRGAGTTYEPQSYTFTDETPLPGINYYRLRQVDFDGRFTHSKVVTVSYEQPASIHLFPSPAADRLALQLDKPLSEDAVWAMFDQSGRLVQRGVFASHQLLPDFDLTTLSAGFYTLQVIAGRDSFARKFQKQ, encoded by the coding sequence ATGAAAAAATTGCTACCAATCATCGCCCTATTTGGCCTTTCATTTCAAATTGCGGCACAGACTGTTCTTTATACCCAGACTTTTAATGGTGTTTCGGTCCCTGACCTGCCCGGTGATTGGTCGGCTACTACTGACCAAATTTTTACCAACAGCGCCACACCTTCATCAGGTTACTCGGGGGCATCTGGTGGCAACAACTTGTTGTCGCGCAATTGCAACCCTAATGGCGAGGAACGGAGTTTTCAAGTGGATGGGATTTCGAGTGTGGGCTATGGAACGCTGACTGTTAGCTTCGGCCACCGGCGGACCAACGCATTCACACCAGCTGTTGCACTTGAATGGAGCAGCGACGGCTCATCTTGGAACACAATAGCTTATAACTCCGCTAACGCTGGTACTACTTGGGCACTGTTTACTTCGGCCACCTTGCCAGAAGACGCGGAAAACCAAGCCAGCCTTAGCTTCCGGTGGACTTATGTCACGGCCGTTGGGAATGTGCCTTGCGACAATTTTGCTGGCAACTACCGTATAGATGATTTTAAAGTTACTGCGGGTTCGGTGCTTCCGGTGGAGTTGATAAGGTTTGCAGGCTACAGGGAGCAAAACACCACCCGCCTCATCTGGCAAACCGCTACCGAAACCTCTAGCGACTTTTTCTCTGTGGAGCGCAGCGCCGATGGCCAACGGTTTGCGGAAATAGGTCGAAAAAGAGGGGCAGGCACCACCTACGAACCTCAATCATACACATTCACCGATGAAACGCCCTTGCCCGGCATCAACTATTATCGTCTTCGCCAAGTTGATTTTGATGGTCGGTTTACTCACAGCAAAGTGGTCACCGTATCGTATGAGCAACCTGCCTCCATCCACCTCTTCCCCTCTCCCGCCGCCGACCGGCTAGCCTTGCAGTTGGACAAACCTTTGTCGGAAGATGCTGTTTGGGCTATGTTTGACCAATCGGGCCGGCTCGTCCAACGCGGCGTGTTTGCCTCGCATCAGCTCCTGCCCGATTTCGACTTGACGACACTCTCTGCTGGTTTCTACACTTTGCAAGTCATCGCCGGACGCGACTCTTTTGCACGGAAGTTTCAGAAACAATAG